The following are from one region of the Ptychodera flava strain L36383 chromosome 15, AS_Pfla_20210202, whole genome shotgun sequence genome:
- the LOC139151309 gene encoding uncharacterized protein has protein sequence MTPVDMTDIEPCQHLELSNVGDQVFAAECIQKRRVRKGTVEYQVKWKGWSNRYNTWEPEANILDPRLLQAFEGRQQSQNEHQAGRGKKLKRYRSQSSVNQERDCNGNIDNEGDRHFPECGHRKKRSLKNTEDENLQIEKKYCGDETALHESSESFKEKPGRICQNGDVKYSGGNNCEHMDSNKNSDAARGNCSAVAKTTGLNIKKEAGKSSKARICSVIRSTDSLKLKIVAAEKTCINNGSADRKKCALHLDKQRECKNDNQNGGVDEQTITTFETPLTPISEEDIAVKDIAVEHSSTVDSREKDDPLPDCEHGPKRARFFDYFDNLGYVDWRPNGSRDDVTVTDVTTQNVTITIRESTSEPSKAEK, from the exons ATGACCCCTGTCGACATGACGGACATCGAACCATGTCAGCATTTGGAGCTATCCAACGTCGGAGACCAGGTCTTCGCTGCCGAGTGCATTCAGAAGAGGCGAGTTAGAAAG GGGACAGTCGAGTACCAGGTCAAATGGAAAGGCTGGTCAAACAG ATATAATACCTGGGAACCAGAGGCGAATATATTAGATCCGCGATTACTGCAGGCATTCGAGGGAAG GCAACAGTCTCAGAACGAACATCAGGCTGGGCGAGGCAAGAAATTGAAGCGATATCGTTCACAG TCTTCAGTAAACCAGGAAAGAGACTGCAACGGAAATATTGACAACGAAGGTGACAGGCATTTTCCAGAATGTGGTCACAGAAAGAAGAGGAGTCTGAAAAACACAGAGGACGAAAATTTGCAgattgagaaaaaatattgtggtgACGAGACCGCCTTGCACGAGTCAAGTGAATCTTTTAAGGAGAAACCAGGTAGAATATGCCAGAACGGAGATGTTAAGTATTCAGGTGGAAATAATTGTGAACATATGGATTCGAATAAAAACAGCGACGCAGCGCGTGGTAATTGTAGCGCTGTTGCCAAGACCACGGGATTAAATATCAAGAAAGAGGCGGGAAAGTCGTCAAAGGCACGTATATGCAGTGTTATAAGATCCACAGATagcttgaaattgaaaattgttgcCGCTGAGAAAACGTGTATCAATAATGGCTCGGCTGACAGAAAGAAATGCGCACTGCACTTAGACAAGCAAAGGGAGTGCAAAAACGATAATCAAAATGGCGGAGTCGATGAGCAGACGATAACCACATTTGAAACACCGCTGACACCGATCTCAGAAGAAGACATTGCAGTGAAAGATATTGCTGTTGAGCATAGCAGTACTGTCGACTCAAGGGAGAAAGACGACCCGCTGCCTGATTGCGAACACGGGCCGAAAAGAGCCCGCTTTTTTGATTATTTCGACAATTTGGGATATGTAGATTGGAGACCAAACGGGTCACGTGACGATGTCACCGTGACCGACGTGACCACGCAGAACGTGACTATTACCATACGCGAGAGCACATCCGAGCCGTCGAAAGCGGAGAAATGA